ATTTATATATTTTCTTTACTATCATCGTATAACTGATTTACAAATCGGCTAAACTCTGATTTTTTCCACACAACCGGCACCGGATACAAAGGATTTCCCTCTTTCTCTGCCCACCTGGCAATCTTTGAAATATCCTTTTTCTGAATCATATCCGGATATTTTGGAATCCCCATCTTTTCGTTCATCTTATCAATCCATTGAAGAAATGCCTCTGCCTTTGACTGTGTGCCAGCGTCCTCTGCTTCGATACCGCAGACATCACATAGCTCCGCTAATTTTTCATGCACAGCACTTCCATATGCCCTCATAACCTGCGTCAGTAACATCGCCATCGCCAATCCATGGGGGACATCATATAGTCCACTTAACGTATGACCTATTGCATGAACATATCCTACACTCCCTCTTGTAAATGCTCTTCCTGCATAAAATGCCGCCTGCTGCATCTTCTGTCTGGCTGTCAGATTCTCTCCATCCTGATACGCTGTATACAGATTGTCATAAATATATTTTACAGCCTGCCTGCATAAATCTCGCTCAAATTCTGTATTGTATTTATCATTCGTATACGCTTCTACTGCATGACATAATGCGTCCATTCCCGTTACTGCTGTAACAGAAGGAGGTAATGCAACTGTCAGTTTCGGATCTAAAATAACCACCTTTGGCATCAGACATAAATCGTTAATTGCTGCTTTATGATGTGTTTTTTCTTCTGTTATCACTGCCGCGATCGTAGTCTCCGAACCACTTCCGGCAGTTGTCGGAACTGCAATAAATAATGGGATCGGTCTTAATACCTTAAATACCCCCTGCAATTGTCTTATTGATTTTCTTGGACGGGCTATTCTCGCACCAATTGCTTTTGCACAATCCATTGGAGAACCACCACCGACTGCAATAATACAACTACACTTTTCTCGCTTAAATATCTCTACGCCGTGCTCTACTTCCGTATCTGTCGGATTTTGTGAAACGTCATCAAAAATATAATATGACAAATTTTCCTGCTGCAATCTTTTTTCTAATTCATCCAACAGCCCTCGTTTATGAATATTAGGTCCTGTCACGATTAAAACATTAGACAGCTTCTTTTTCTTTAAAAACTCTGGAAGCTGCAAAATAGATCCCGCGCCTTTTAATATCTTTGGCATACGCCAAGGAATTATATACATTGCAGCCTTCATACAATTTTGATATATGCGACAGTATATTTTTGTAAAATTGATAAGTCACATCCCCCTTCTTTTTTTGCTCTATCCTAGAGTAAACATTTATGTTAATATCATACGCTATAAAGAAGGGAGACGGCAACCGGATTTCCTGCCTTATGCAATAAAAGCGTTTACGTTATTGTTAAAAAATTTATATAGAATCGTTCCAATTCATCCTTCCATATCTCAGTGCCATTCCATAAATCTCTTTCTGCAGCTTAACAGACAATTGTCTTGTGTTAACTCTCCATTTCCAGTTCTTTCCGACTGTCGATGGCGTATTGATACGGCTCTTGTTATCCAGTCCTAAATAATCCTGCATCGGAATCACACAGAGTTTTGCACTACTTCTCATAATCAGGCTAATGAAAGACTTGTATAATTCCTTGTCCGGTGTTGCCTGATCACAAAGATATTCTCTTGCAAGTTTCTGTTCATCCTTCGTAATACTGCTCCACCATCCAACGATTGTCTCGTTATCATGAGTTCCTGTATATGCGACACTATTTACCGGATAATTATGTGGCAAATAATCATTCGCACATCCAGAATCTCTGGAATCAAATGCAAACTCCAGAACTTTCATTCCAGGAAATCCGCT
This Ruminococcus hominis DNA region includes the following protein-coding sequences:
- a CDS encoding iron-containing alcohol dehydrogenase translates to MYIIPWRMPKILKGAGSILQLPEFLKKKKLSNVLIVTGPNIHKRGLLDELEKRLQQENLSYYIFDDVSQNPTDTEVEHGVEIFKREKCSCIIAVGGGSPMDCAKAIGARIARPRKSIRQLQGVFKVLRPIPLFIAVPTTAGSGSETTIAAVITEEKTHHKAAINDLCLMPKVVILDPKLTVALPPSVTAVTGMDALCHAVEAYTNDKYNTEFERDLCRQAVKYIYDNLYTAYQDGENLTARQKMQQAAFYAGRAFTRGSVGYVHAIGHTLSGLYDVPHGLAMAMLLTQVMRAYGSAVHEKLAELCDVCGIEAEDAGTQSKAEAFLQWIDKMNEKMGIPKYPDMIQKKDISKIARWAEKEGNPLYPVPVVWKKSEFSRFVNQLYDDSKENI